The Arcobacter arenosus genome has a window encoding:
- the rimM gene encoding ribosome maturation factor RimM (Essential for efficient processing of 16S rRNA) yields MTDKIYVAKLGKAVGLKGHLRLFIDSDFPEQFKKGVTFTTNKKTTLKVSEYIPSRDLIKFENYDDMDNAKKLTNQQLYASIEETKNNCKLDENEFFWFDIVGCEVFENGKLLGIVKEMHRFPLDDYMEITTDESLIKENLPKNFLIPFKFENYIIDVDINNKRIEVKNSFEILENS; encoded by the coding sequence ATGACTGATAAAATTTATGTTGCAAAATTAGGGAAGGCAGTTGGCTTAAAAGGTCATTTAAGACTTTTTATTGACTCTGACTTCCCTGAGCAATTTAAAAAAGGTGTAACTTTTACTACTAATAAAAAAACAACTCTTAAAGTATCAGAATATATTCCTTCAAGGGACTTAATTAAGTTTGAAAATTATGATGATATGGATAATGCTAAAAAATTAACTAATCAACAACTTTATGCTTCAATAGAGGAAACAAAAAACAATTGTAAACTAGATGAAAATGAATTTTTTTGGTTTGATATTGTTGGATGTGAAGTTTTTGAAAATGGAAAACTTTTGGGTATTGTAAAAGAGATGCATAGATTTCCTCTTGATGATTATATGGAAATTACTACAGATGAATCATTGATAAAAGAAAATCTTCCTAAAAATTTCCTAATACCTTTTAAATTTGAGAATTATATTATTGATGTTGATATCAATAATAAAAGAATAGAAGTTAAAAACTCTTTTGAAATATTAGAAAACTCATAA
- a CDS encoding KH domain-containing protein, protein MITNFIENYAKLIVSKPNDITISTNKVDDTFTEITIKADSADIGKLIGKNGNMINALKTMANGCKAKDGVSYKIQVLANS, encoded by the coding sequence ATGATTACAAATTTTATAGAGAACTACGCAAAACTTATTGTTAGTAAACCTAATGATATTACTATTAGTACAAATAAAGTTGATGATACTTTTACTGAAATTACAATAAAAGCAGATTCTGCAGATATTGGAAAACTAATTGGAAAAAATGGGAATATGATTAATGCTTTAAAAACTATGGCAAATGGTTGTAAAGCTAAAGATGGTGTATCTTATAAAATACAAGTTCTTGCGAACTCTTAA